The following are encoded together in the Syngnathus scovelli strain Florida chromosome 12, RoL_Ssco_1.2, whole genome shotgun sequence genome:
- the LOC125978291 gene encoding ladderlectin, translating into MHFALGVLLLCGGISGSWAASVKMGLRCPAGWTQLDTRCFIFQNEPFRFRTAETICNILGGNLVSIHNELENEVVRQVILAGAGSFERSWIGLYDRIEDGDYLWTDGSEVDFFDWATNRPTMNANQDCVEINFQTNNQWNDRGCNGQLPFVCAKDLHHF; encoded by the exons ATGCACTTTGCCCTTGGCGTGTTACTCTTGTGTGGCGGCATCAGTGGAAGT TGGGCCGCTTCCGTCAAAATGG GACTTCGTTGCCCTGCCGGCTGGACTCAGTTGGACACCCGCTGTTTCATCTTCCAAAACGAGCCATTCCGTTTTCGTACTGCGGAG ACTATCTGCAACATTCTCGGCGGAAACCTGGTTTCCATCCACAATGAACTCGAAAATGAAGTCGTCCGCCAAGTGATTCTGGCGGGGGCTGGCTCTTTTGAGCGGAGTTGGATTGGACTATACGACCGGATCGAG GATGGAGATTATTTATGGACGGATGGCTCAGAGGTTGATTTCTTCGACTGGGCGACTAACAGGCCAACCATGAACGCAAATCAAGACTGTGTCGAGATCAACTTCCAAA CTAACAATCAGTGGAATGATCGCGGCTGTAATGGTCAACTACCCTTCGTGTGTGCAAAAGACCTGCATCACTTTTAA
- the tlx1 gene encoding T-cell leukemia homeobox protein 1 — translation MDHMGLAGAHLQQQHAHAHAQESISFGIDQILSTVEQSCMLSARMHETDYGHPLYNCNPNNGFACAHGGGYNCNSVQLGGPYHTNVSGPNPAGVIRVPAHRPLSAGNACMPPGNNISALTFPWMESNRRYTKDRFTVSLSPLTVTRRVGHPYQNRTPPKKKKPRTSFTRLQICELEKRFHRQKYLASAERATLAKALKMTDAQVKTWFQNRRTKWRRQTAEEREAERQQANRILMQLQQEAFQKSINQPVTPDPLCLQNSSLFALQNLQPWTENTAKISSVSACE, via the exons ATGGATCACATGGGACTAGCGGGGGCACATCTGCAGCAGcaacacgcgcacgcgcacgcgcaggaGTCGATCAGTTTTGGAATCGACCAGATTCTCAGCACCGTGGAACAAAGTTGCATGCTGAGTGCGAGGATGCACGAGACGGATTACGGACACCCGCTATACAACTGTAACCCCAACAATGGCTTCGCGTGCGCTCACGGCGGCGGATATAACTGCAACAGTGTGCAACTCGGCGGCCCTTACCACACGAACGTGAGCGGGCCCAATCCCGCTGGGGTCATCCGCGTGCCTGCGCACCGACCGCTGAGCGCCGGCAACGCTTGTATGCCGCCGGGAAACAACATAAGCGCGCTCACCTTCCCCTGGATGGAGAGCAACAGACGATACACAAAGGACAGGTTCACAG TGTCTCTCTCACCCCTCACTGTAACGCGTCGTGTCGGACACCCCTACCAGAACCGGACGCCGCCGAAGAAGAAGAAACCGCGGACGTCGTTCACTCGACTGCAGATCTGCGAGCTGGAGAAACGCTTCCACCGCCAGAAGTACTTGGCGTCTGCCGAGCGGGCCACCCTTGCCAAAGCCCTCAAAATGACCGACGCTCAGGTCAAAACCTGGTTCCAAAACAGACGCACCAAATGGAG GCGGCAGACGGCGGAGGAGAGAGAGGCGGAGAGGCAGCAAGCCAACCGGATTCTCATGCAACTGCAGCAGGAGGCCTTCCAGAAGTCCATCAACCAGCCGGTGACACCGGACCCGCTGTGCCTGCAGAATAGCTCTTTGTTCGCCCTGCAGAATCTGCAACCTTGGACCGAGAACACCGCTAAGATCAGCAGCGTGTCGGCCTGCGAGTAG